One Candidatus Methylomirabilota bacterium DNA segment encodes these proteins:
- a CDS encoding transposase, whose product MTKRTAEAQRTQAENGAGPELAHLVEPMLAGMTTTRHHLLAWVHAHGLAALDELFHEEAVALAGPKGRQQTQRTHHHWGTAATELTFGGRRVQVRRPRVRRTIGGEATLPSVAAFRGRDPLSARMMQQLLAGVSTRQYEASLEARPSGWRTRGSSKSAVSRTVVRRTRQRLQEQLTRRLEGLEVVALFMDGVVVAQQTVIVVLGITRAGGKVPLGLRLGSTENAVVCTELLQDLLARGLALEGRVLCVIDGGKGLRKALGDVLGDAAVIQRCQLHKGRNLAALVPKTRQAYVRAALRRACAILRLRSLRSRCSLRHWRLLGPGCGDRLSWSTRFSRRPGSRR is encoded by the coding sequence GACCACCCGCCATCACTTGCTCGCGTGGGTCCATGCCCATGGACTGGCGGCGCTGGACGAACTGTTTCACGAGGAGGCCGTCGCCCTGGCGGGCCCCAAGGGCCGGCAGCAGACGCAGCGCACGCATCATCACTGGGGGACGGCCGCGACGGAGCTCACCTTCGGCGGCCGGCGGGTGCAGGTGCGTCGCCCCCGGGTGCGGCGGACGATCGGCGGGGAAGCGACGTTGCCATCCGTGGCGGCGTTTCGCGGCCGCGATCCGCTGAGCGCGCGGATGATGCAGCAGCTGCTCGCCGGGGTGTCGACGCGCCAGTACGAAGCCAGTCTCGAGGCTCGGCCGAGCGGGTGGCGCACCCGGGGCAGTAGCAAGAGTGCCGTCAGTCGGACGGTGGTGCGACGGACCCGGCAGCGGCTGCAGGAGCAGCTCACCCGGCGCCTGGAGGGGCTCGAGGTGGTGGCGCTATTCATGGACGGCGTCGTGGTGGCCCAGCAGACGGTGATCGTGGTCCTGGGGATCACGCGCGCCGGGGGTAAGGTGCCCCTGGGACTGCGCCTGGGCTCGACGGAGAACGCCGTGGTGTGTACCGAGCTGCTGCAGGACCTGCTGGCGCGCGGGCTCGCGCTCGAGGGGCGCGTGCTGTGCGTGATCGACGGGGGCAAGGGGCTGCGCAAGGCGCTCGGCGATGTCCTCGGCGACGCGGCGGTGATCCAACGCTGCCAGCTGCACAAGGGCCGCAACCTCGCCGCCCTCGTGCCGAAGACCCGGCAGGCCTACGTCCGGGCCGCCCTGCGCCGGGCCTGCGCCATTCTTCGCTTGCGTTCGCTGCGCTCTCGCTGTTCTCTTCGTCATTGGCGGCTCCTTGGCCCCGGCTGTGGGGACCGTTTGTCTTGGTCGACGCGATTCTCACGCCGACCAGGGAGCCGTCGCTA